The segment gaatttgagtaacatttcctagattgcaacgcatattaaagttaacctagtcaatgtcgacaaatcgtgcctgactttctgccgtcgtcaattgaaacagccaccaacttcaactgaagcttgcatgaaacgttctgttcaacaaatgaagcaagtcacttcatatatgaagcgaaggtaagagaaagtcagtttcatttatttcgaCGATGCCAGGCCCTGTCTATAACTATTAGAAACAGCAGTGGTCATGAAATGCCTGGcgtaacccttatagggtcggacaagatgCCGTTgcgcaaaaccttgcacgagaacgcctcagGCTGGGCCTCGACgaaatggactagcttatctggaactcctctacacgTAACTGCACGCTAGATGTTTTCGTGTTTGAGTCGGTCAAACGCTTTTTCGAAGTCGTTGAACACCAGCAgtagagagtcctggaattcgttgatctgcttcaatataatgcggagcgctGTGATATGATCTATCACATAACCGATCAGCACGGAAACCAGCTTGCTGCCATCAGAGAGTATGCCACTGTGCCCGGTGGATTTGGGCTAACCCAGTTTTGTGTAAGTTGACGCAACCAAAGTCTAGAATTCTCATCACGGCTATTGGGTGCGGAATCTGTCCCGAAGTCTACTTCCTGgctctttgctgaaaataggtttggctactctttcaggCATTCTGACCACGCGCCCAGTCCGATGCAGCCTGCCACCAGCTCGTAGTTCATGCATCTGtgtcacactccattttccatttttccatcAGGTATTGATCGTAGAATCCTACGCTCAAAAACTCCGAATACTTGTCAATCAGCTATCTTCAGCATCCATGattcatggccgtaaaggaccaACAGGTGGATTAGTGCTCTATGGagcaccagttttgtgcgaatttacaCACTACGGGACTTTAGCTGGCTACGTCACCCGCAGAAAATTTGATTCgcagcttacatcgttgtcatatATCACGAGGGTTCCAAGGTATatcaacacagagaacagagtaccaggtaattgacaaaaagtgtgtaaaaggtttttatgtaatctacgagtaatccttcaatagagcacccctcgagcagtaagtggcaaactaaatcttgatgtcgctgccatcgctgctatgtaactccagcacaaagaaatattgataaaggtacatggatgttttttgatgcgtttggcaaactatttttggagggcgctaccgacagattttacacacaaaaaatcgattacttccttcgagcctgttaatctgttctctgtgatatcaATTCCTCCGCGACTATATTATCGTTCCCGCTCGTATTAACACCAATTGGGTTCCCACGTTCTCTGCCAGCAACGATATACTTCgatttggcggtgttaatgggaAGTTCCATCCTTATTGCTTCCCATTTAACAGGCCTAAAGACCTCTTCCGCTACTCTACGTTTGATTTTGATGATATCGACCTCATCCGCAAAACCgacaagcatgtgagatttcgtaatgatagtttcctttccacgtttgctcttcgtattgcaccgtCCGAGGCAATGCTGAATAACAGGTTAGAGATCGCATCCCCTTGCTTAAATCCATACAATGTCACGAAAGCGTGAGGTCCCACCGTTAATCAGACGCATGGTTTttacccatccagcgtcgcacgaatcagcgtaatttgtttcgtcggaaaaccatattctagcCTTATCTGAtgtagctcatttcgtttgactgaaccgtacgccgccttaaagtccacaaacagatgatgaatctgcaagttgtgcTTCTGGAACTTGTCTTGCAACTGACGcaaggtaaacatctgatccaccGTAGAGTGACCCTGATGAAAAAcagtttggtactcgccgaGAAAGTAATATGCTAATAGAACAAGATACGGGAGGGTGTCCTATAAGCAGAATTTAGCAACGTACTGcgaatagtttttacactcaagtcgatgtccttttttaaaaatagggcaaatgtgGCCATCCAATTTCTCTTCCGACATTTGTTCTTCGTCCCAgattctgacaatgatccggtggattgctttgtATAGCTGCTTGCTTCCCGCTTTTAGAATTTCAGCCGGAGTACTATCCTTTGCCAGCaatcttaccgtttttcagctcactaattgccttcttaacctcttcctATGTTGGTTGTTGAGTTGGTTGAGTTGTGGGTTCAAACCCTACCTGGACAGTTATTTTTCACAATTTGCTTAAAAAATTCCAGTTCTTCCAATATTCGTTCTTtacaaaaaacacatttactccctcataTGAAGGTTAAAgtaattttattaaattattaaataGTTTTCTTCATTGAAGATTGCATAAAGTACATTCTAATCAAAGGCATTACAAGCAATTTCAAAGAAAAAGGTAGCGCACGGTAGTTTTTAAACTTTATTGATGATTCAATTTAAAGTTTATCAATTTCAACAACTAGAGTTATTCACTGTGAAACAACAAGATACATTATTACGTATTGCATATCGATGAAACATACATTATAGCTGACCTTATTAATATATCCATATAATAATTAGACCATTTAACTTCTTAcgagtggtgaatgacccgttAGTTCAACCACTCTATAATAaactcaacaacaacaaccatttAACTTAAAAACTGCTTAATTTGACACGTAATAAATTCTTTACATTTACATCTATACGTACATTACAGTTCATATCCGCTTGTGTCATCCTCATCGCGACGGCCAGGGCCGCCCCGGTAGAACCAGCGCACTACAGTTTCGTGGCCGAGCATCCACATTACGAGCACTTGTCTCATGCCATTCCCGAAGTTCACTATCCAGTCCAGCTAGTCGGAGCACATGATCAGCATGCCTATGTCGAAGTGCCCCAAAATTATATTGTCGAATCCCATGATCTAGGCGGTTACCAAGGACACAGTGCCGAAAGCTACGTTGACAGCAATACCTACCATGGCGGATACAGTTCCCTTTATGGTGGTTCTAATCAAGGTCACCTGTACACTTCCGGAGGGCAAGGAGCGTACGCTAACAAATACAATGATTACTATGCTTATCCCAAGTACAACTTCGAATATGGTGTCGACGATCCCCACACCGGAGATCACAAGAAACAGTGGGAATCCCGTGATGGAGATGTGGTTAAAGGTAATCACTATTTTATTTAAGCAAACACTAAAATTAAACCATCTTTTCCTGTTCAGGAGGATATATGTTCAAGGAAGCCGACGGTACAACCCGCGTAGTTGAATATACTGCCGATGACCACAACGGCTTCAACGCGGTTGTGAAAAACATTGGTCACGCCGATCATCCGGTTGTTCACGCCCAGCCCGCTGAAAACTACTACGGACAGCTGGGTAACTACGCAGGAGCATACGCTACTGGAGACTATTACGGCAAAGGAGCTACCAGCTACACCAAAGTTTGGAGGCAGCATTAGAATGCATAAATTGCATAACATAACAGCGGAAACTCATCCAAAGATATGGCCAGACCACACGGAATCGATGTATAATATTTATTTGATAGGTTATAGATCAAGCTATCCTATGCTCGAAGCGAAACGATGAAAAGTTTTAGCCAGATTCTCTCTTCACTCATTATATGCACAGGAAGTTAGAGGACTTTTCAATTTTGTGGTAGCAGTAGCTTCAAAATATGTGCGTTTGATGGACTGTAAACTTGTTGAAAAGTTTTGAACTTCAATAAAGAAATAAATTGATCTGTGATAAAAACCATTTGCTTAGCTCTTCTTTTCCTCATCACTTCGCGTGTCTGACTAATCGCTTTATATTTCAGACATACATGAGAGAGGTCGAAAGACCAGCATCCTTAATGAAAGTGATCTATTTAAGAAGTGAAAGTGAAGTACTTTTCCTATCATATACATCatttgaaatgaaaacaaaactaaaCGATATAAATATTTCGCAATCGTTTCCAAGCAGCTTCATTCTTCTTGGAGCTCTCTAACAATTCACCCATTTTGTTCGCTGCATCACCGCAAAGCTCAAATAGAAAAATCGAAATGATCAAGGTTATGAGTAATGCTTCTTCTGCTAATCTTGAAACATTAACTAACAAAATTCCTCTTGCATTTTAGATCATCCCGTTGTTAGTTGTTTCTCTGCTGGTTGCAATCACGGCAGCCATTGACAACCCACACCACGCTGCTTCTAAGTATCAGTACCAGTACCAGTACGGTGTCAACGATGGACAAACCGGCGATCATAAGTCCCACTGGGAGCACCGGGATGGTGACCACGTGGAAGGTCAGTACACTGTAGCAGATGCAGACGGGACGCATCGAGTAGTGCAATACAAAGCAGATCCGACCGTGGGATTTCAGGTACACGTTAAGCGAGAAGGACAGGGTAATCACCCACACGGGCAGAGTTATACAATTATTGATCAGCAATATTAATTGTGCGAAGACACGTCATAATGCCAAAAACATAGTTTTCGAAATATATAGTTTAGCCCTCATTTTCTTTTCACTCTTATTAGTTATCAAACTTTTTTCCGCTCCGCACAGCTCATAGAGAACAACAAAAGTAATGAAGCTCATTGTTCTATTCTCTCATAAACTCTCATAAAACTTCTACAAACAACTTAACACCGAGCCTGAGACGTTTGACAAACCTAACCACTAGTCATCATGCAATAAATTTAATCTAAAAGATCGACAACAATGATTTTTGAAGTTTCAGCCAGGCTAAAGTTTTGATAAGGATATTGTGAGTATAACAGCTTAAAATCAATACAGCTTCAAAATAATTCTGGCTTAGAAAATAatttcttatttaattttaaatttcacgAAAATAATCTGTCTGCAAACGTTGACTTGCATCTATTAGCAAGTCAAGCCAATTTACCATTTccttaatgaaaataaaacatttttgtgaaaattgaATGCTTTCAATCCTTTACAGTTTTCCGAAGAGAGTGATGATCGTGAATCGGTGGTACAAACCACAACTCAAAATTATTCACTCTTAAACTCTTTTATCTATTATAATTTTTTGTTTaatcaaacgaaaataaaacaagACATGCTTAAAAGGTCGTCTTTGATTATTTTAAGAAGGTAGTTATAATTTCAATATGGAAACCGTTAACTATAgttaactaaggtcgtatactaaccgcgGAGGAGGTATAgggagtctcggcactataagatggcagccccatcgcgagactcggtagtgtagtgttgccccagtacggctacacacctaaataaaataactaacaaaatgtaagcaaattCGAAGGGGAATAtccggcatcgacctaggcgacggaacaaggacgacgaatggaaactcggtacttggaactgcagatcgctaaatttcgcaggttgcgagcgggtgctgattgaacagcttgaaccccgcaaactcggcatcgtagctctgcagaaaatctgtcgcaaagaagagaatgtatggaagatccgtggcggaaaggtccagttttaccagagcggtggcgctaccaatgAACTGGGAACAGGCTTTGTAGTATTGAGCGGAatacaggatcgcgtgatagattggacgacgatcaacgagagaatgtgtggattgaggataaagggccgtttcttcaattatagcatcattaacgtgcactgcccacacgaaggcatacccgacgatgagaaagaagcgttctacgcgaggttggaggcaacgtacgacagctgctcgtcatgGTACATCCAGGTAGGAAAgagatgtatagaccggtggtagaaccccatagcctgcacgccgacacgaacgacaacggccaacgatgtataaacttcgcagcttccagaggcctggtgatccggaGCACCTTTtccccgcgcaaggatatccacaaagtcacctggatatcacctgaccaacgtacaatgaccAGCGATGAAATCCGAAGGAAACGCGATTAAACTTTTCATTCACTGTACTATAGCTCGCGCCACGCTCGGTATAAACTGTTCCAACTTCAGACACATAATGTTAATCTTTCTAAATCATCAATAAAACACTAATTTAAAAACGCCGCATGCCTCGTAACTATGTACGGTAGTTGAAAGGAATTAGAAATTAAAATCTAATTGCCTTTAATCACCATTGCTTCTCTTCATCTTCATTTTATGATAAATCTTTCAAAACCTTTTATTACCGTTTCAGCTAACTCAATAAGatgcaaaacaaataattagTAACGATTACAAATGATTATATGTTCATCAAAGCAATAACGACGCAAATATCATAAAGGTATCTTACAGGTTTCAAAATTTAGTTTGAAGATCATTAGAAATGCGcaacaaaacaaatcaaaaacAAGAATCAAGACCATTGGCgcaactagcgctcatttctagggcgGGCTATAGCCCCGGCATTTTGTACGACCAttttattggtcggccaagtcaatttttctagggggggctaaatctctcctaggggaggcttagccccccccccctctagttccgccaatgatcaaGAGATCACGTGAAAGAATAAAGAGGGTCTCAATGATTTGTTGACCAGATGCAAAGCTTTACCGGGCAATGTTTTAATGCCTGTTTGTTAAAAGTTTAATAAATGCATTCCAATTGACAGAAACTCGCCCaacatacccagctagcatttttatatgtatataaaagttaaaaatcagcatcacATACATAAATCGTATCTAATCGTATACatctaataaatcgtatttgatgcgcaaaactggtatatccgtggtattttgcgggcgatatacgtgatgaggaataaacatacgcatttcatcgataTGAGTAATTATTTACGACactatccgattaagcccgacccgctccgtactgctatatgaTTCTGtcctgaatatcgtatgtatgtcagcaaTTATCGTTATATaggactgaaaatcaacttgggcggactttatttagctttagttacgattccgaatttgttcagaattatttacgataattttcggttattgacgTACGATATGGTGCTATCTGGGTAATCCCTTTTAGATATAaacctcccaagtaacacatAAAACAAGgtagaaaatgattttcaagcaAAGCAGTCATTTAAGAGTGCGTACCTAATCTTTGGAAACATCTGTAATTAGTATTGAGATGTTTTATGACAGCATAAAAGTAGGGTAAATTAACTATTTgtggaccagttagtacttgagtagttttcttccacgaattattttaaactggtttacgctaaacacgcaaccgacggcacttacaatatgagtaactttcgattaacgctaaaaaatatcaatttatgttgcaaatctcaatattttccacattttttaaaacaaattagaatgtccgttttccttttatggacttTTTGGTTTATAATAGGATAGCGatcgggtccattataggaattctagtgcatTTTGCATGACGAGGGTCCACTAATAGCGTCAtattttgcattgttaaccgtataatggaccctcacttgttaaaaatgtcgattttaagacATTAATCATCAAATGCGGCTAAAACTTTGTAATCTGAACCGTGTGGCATGTTgcgtactttctgtttcatgtcgtATATCCTCGGAATTAAGaagtacaagctaataaacgccgaaactgtgTCCGGGGCCATTATAGGTAAATGGTCCACTATAGGATAACTTAACCTATTTGACAGCTCGTAtaaaatgaatatgaattgtttgttttcgagcagggatggtttgatcactttgactcaattttgattcatttgacagtaccgtctcagccgagcaaaatttgacaagttGATATAAGGGATATTTGTAGAActacttattatctacaattttgatgcacaaagttttgctgtaccttttgtatttacggtgctacaatgctagtacctctttagtaactaaatgattgttcatttagtcactaacgagatactagcattgtagcgctgtaactacttgttaagcgtagctaccaataacacccctcacctttccactctttcccctctattttcaaaaaaacttttcattactttcccctaccctcccttcatcaattgtagaaccaccgtttcaaaaaatattacctAATAGATGCTTGACCACAtgtcaaggtcaagactaaaaacacgaggtttggtctacagcaaaactttgttcagaaaaattgtagataataatttgtTCTACAAATACCCCATATATCACTTTGCCAAaatttgctcggctgagacggtactgttaaatgaatcaaaattcagtcaaagttatcgaaccatccctgttttCGAGATGCCTCTAAGATTACTAAGTTTACACAGGGTAGCAAACATAGCAAATCTAATAAATATTTAATAGTTGTCCGCAAAATTTCCTATTACAGCTGTCCCTAATGAGGACTCAATGTGTTCCTCTGACCAATACACTTTAAGTATAAGAGTGACTTTcgcactgttaagaggcttcatAGGGGTAATAATATTATAGAATTAatcatgaaggaagggtaatatACCCATGATAAAGTCACTTGATATCGAatgacctgattctactaagaatcATTTCAGGTGCAATACCTATAGCGCTGAGGGGATGGACATCTCAATTGCAAGTGTAGTTCGACAAGCGAACATAGAAACGAGATTTTCAGTCATTGTAGCCAACTCTTACCCATCGCGGACGACTTCAGCGTTATCATTaaaaactttgcgacggcgcactgtgggatgaaacccGAATCTTGTCGGACAAAAGTGCTTACGTTAAATTGTTATTCCTAGGTATATAGGGCATGGGAggatattttcagcccattaagcgatggcatctccGTGTGCAAACTAACCTGCGAAGAAACCCGAAAGATTTTTGGAGTTTTGTAAACTCGAAACGCAAATGCAATTCTATTCCCGCCAACGTATATCTTGATGGCTCAGAATCGTGCTCCACTACAGACTCCTGCGAAATGTTTGCATCCTTCTTCTCTTCGGTATTTGCAAATGAGTTCGCCTCCGACGCATAAGCTGGTTTGGCTGCAATGAATGTTCCCGAAGGACTCGTCGACCTTGACACTTTCGAAATTACTCCAGTGATGATTGTTGAAGCAGCTCGTAGATTGAAGCGATCATATTCCCCCGGATCTGATGGAATCCCAGCCGCTATTTTTTGTTGCTGCGCATTTGAGTTATCCGTACcactttgttgtattttcaacaAGTCTTTTGCACAAGGAAAATTTCCCAGTATTTGGAAACGATCCTTTATGTTTCCCGTTCATAAGAGTGGCGATCGTCGGAATGTTAGGAACTACAGAGGAATTACCAGCTTGTCTGCAGCTtccaaactttttgaaattattgtggGCACTGCCATGCTTAACCGTACCAAAAATTATATATCAGCCCACCAGCACGGGTTCATGCCTGGCCGATCGGTTTCCACCAATCTACTCGACTTTACCTCCTTCTGCATCACGCAACTTGAAGAAAAAGCACAAGTCGACGCAGTTTACACGGACataaaagctgcattcgaccggATCGATCATCGCATCCTTCTGCAGAAATTGCATCGTTTGGGAGCCTCAGAGCAGCTATTGGCTTGGCTTGAACTAGAAACTGGATGCGCACTTATctacgctgacgatcttaaactGTTTCTTACCGTGCGCTCCATCGACGACTGCCGTCGGCTCCAAAAATTGTTAGATGGCTTCGTGAATTGGTGTAAAATCAACTACTTGATAGTGAGcacagcaaaatgtgaggtTATAACGTTTCATCGCACTCAAAACTCTATCATCTTTGACTACAATATAAATGGAAATACTCTCCGGAGGGTAGAGCAAGTTAGCGACCTCGGCATCTTACTCGACTccaaacttatgtttaacgcTCACCGTTCTGCTATTATCTCCAAAGCATCCCGACAGCTAGGATTTATCTCCAAAATCGGAAGAGATTTTAGAGATCCTCACTGCTTGAAATCTTTATACTGTGCACTAGTTCGTCCTTTGCTTGAAAACGCCTGCGTAGTTTGGCAACCACATCAGCTCACCTGGATTCTAAGAATCGAACGCATCCAAAGACGATTTATCCGTATTGCCCTCAGAGAGTTGCCTTGGAGAGACCCAGAGAATCTCCCTCCTTATCGTGAACGTTGTCTTCTGCTCGGTTTGGACACACTAGAACGGCGCAGAAAAGTTCAGCAGGCAACGTTCGTagcaaaaattttgaacaacgaCATTGATTCGCCGACGCTGCTTTCAAAAGTGAATTTCCGAGCATCTCAAAGATCTCTGCGAACTACGGCCTTATTGCACACGGAATTTCACCGAACCACGTTTGGGTACCACGAACCAGTGACGTCATGCATCCGGATGTTCACTCGGGTTGAAGAACTGTACGAATTTGGAGAGCCTACTcgaatttttgttcaaaaattgtcaagaaCTGATGCTTTGTAAGAGTTTGTGTGACCTTCATTAAGACATTGTCAGATGAatgtatcaaataaaataaataaataaataaattaaatctattttttcggcctatgacctagttctagtggaaaaacaggtggttttgacgttctttaaatgaaaaataatagattacttacagtcttgagaaaatagttataatatattaaaattgtatgtcgggaaagtatttttattggcgaaagaaaaggaaaatagactgaatttagaaacctgctgaaaataccctcccgtaccctaatatcttcaaataaaatttgttatttcatttCTGCAACTTTGGTGGTGAAATCAGGATGGCCCTCACCCCGAGCagaagcgaagagcaaaataatatcaaaatgtgttatggaaatcgaatagcacatatcaaaatttggtcttgttttggatgacatagttggtaaaataacaaaaaaaatcaaaatttcatgaCCAAAAAAATAACTACTTATGTTATTttaataacaaagcaataacatgattgtattcagaatttggaacaacctattttagtattattaagatattgtataacaaatgcagtagcatatgaaatattaaaaaatcattttataaaatatttataatctaaaatctctttaatcaataaaaaaattgtatgaatatatcgaatgtcattttaaggtcataataagatatgaaaaaaatcagttattaaactcattttacaaccactgttttaaatatcggTTAAATATTAGGTCTTATcgatgtatctccatatctattcaataacaaaatataacattataacacaatttgatattgtttttatataattttgctctgcgctcctgctcgggatagtAAGCAAGTCAAAGCATGAACTTTTTATGGCTTAAATTAGCTGAATAAAGAAATTAAAGAgcattaaactttaagtaatttTGCCGAAGCAATGAAAATCGTATCTATTATAGGTAATTTGTAAGAGCAAGTTTAAAACTTTTAGTCGAGGTGGACCTTAAAAATACGATTTATGTATTTATATatcctttcgtgtttatttttcACAAATCACGACCTCAGAACACTTTGAGAACCATAAAAGCCGCACATTTTCTGTAAAGGGATCGAATTGGTTTcgaagttataggcattttttctaaaaaaaagctTTTTACTAATCAAATTTTGTGTGGATCTTAAGTAATATATgggatataaaaattcattctGATCGAATCGGTCCATGTCGGCCTCTTTCTGCTAGGTCGTTTTGAAtataagggtaagcggggcaagaccgcccgcctaagaaaaaccacctgtataaaaaaaagttgtagctcaatttctaatttatctgctttaaatgaacaatccATCTATTACCTAcacgtaaaaaataaaaacataaatatttgtaatgattttccattttttattgcgatttggaaactcgtccaaaaaaatagaatatttttccatgcggggtgaaacacgcccactaatggggtaaaaccgccatagcctaTAACTTTaccaatattcaaccgatttcaacgaaactggtggcattggattcgtgaatttatctaatttaaacaaattaaatcaggttgccatcaaac is part of the Sabethes cyaneus chromosome 2, idSabCyanKW18_F2, whole genome shotgun sequence genome and harbors:
- the LOC128736130 gene encoding pro-resilin-like — its product is MIYHITDQHGNQLAAIREYATVPGGFGLTQFCFISACVILIATARAAPVEPAHYSFVAEHPHYEHLSHAIPEVHYPVQLVGAHDQHAYVEVPQNYIVESHDLGGYQGHSAESYVDSNTYHGGYSSLYGGSNQGHLYTSGGQGAYANKYNDYYAYPKYNFEYGVDDPHTGDHKKQWESRDGDVVKGGYMFKEADGTTRVVEYTADDHNGFNAVVKNIGHADHPVVHAQPAENYYGQLGNYAGAYATGDYYGKGATSYTKVWRQH